In Arachis hypogaea cultivar Tifrunner chromosome 7, arahy.Tifrunner.gnm2.J5K5, whole genome shotgun sequence, the genomic window attaattttttttttaactcaatATTATTATCAGTGTATTGTGGTTCATCTTTCTCATTAGCAAGTAGCAAgtgcttttttttttcctaaCTGATATATGTATTGGGAtaatttacaaaaatatatagttttttttaatctcttaaataaaaatatgcataataatttttgttatgaaaattttataaagttaattaattttttgttacgatttcatatttaagaatttataaaaatcttGATTTTTTCTATCTTAATAAAGCTCAAGGGTGAATAAGTTTTGGAaagttaattataaatttgatacatactaaaaataaatataattcaaagaaaataaaattttctatattttttttcctttttgtttttaacaaagatagaaagaaaatcGAATTACACACGTTTTAGATTTacgtcttttattattattattataaataattatgaaaaaaaattctaaataattctgacaattatttatttttaaattttatttttatggaaCTAATTATCttctatattttaaaaaagttaatgttattttttttttacaagaacTAATCGATTCCAAAACAAAAATCAGGAATCGGAGTAGATATGTTTTTTGTCAAGGAACAGAATGAAATATTTACTCAATAATTATTTTCATGTAAGCGTTTCTTGTATATATCACTTTTTCATTATCAACAAATTATTATCATGTGATACATCCGTTTTATTAGatttgatgattaattttttatgtgcatataatattttattagcaATAATGTATTGATATTGAACATTCATTCGAGAGACAGATTATTGAGAATTTGCAAATATAATCCTCAACTTTGCGAggttttctacttttcttttgatctttcatattttattaataaagtcGTCATTTGCTTTTGGTTAATTTCTATGGCTTTTTATTTCCGCATTTTGTTGTGGTTAATTATTTATtagacttttatttttaaaatgtaaataatattattgtttgACACATGTTTCTCAAACATCAATAATATTGTTACTAGTGTATTAATAAATTTAGCGTTTGGACACATAGTAAGCTAATAGAGCGATACTATACTATTTTCTCGTGATATGGATATATTATATATGActaagaatttaaattttgatatactattattagtgtaaaatatttttatgaatacATTTAACTATATaatggtgaaaattcaggtgtagTTGATTTCAtttgaagttgatatttaaaagttattaatttatttgactaaattttcatctaatactTCTCAACTATCAAATTTAGCTGAAGTCGGCACCTGAATCTTGAGCGAACTGATATATGTATTGGGATAatttacaaaaggaaaagtatagggtaccaacatatcatctgccaacttctgccaatttttatttatatttgtgtttcatGAAAGTGTGTtcatagatgtgtctaataattaatatattttaaatacatatataaagagacacatccagaaaatatatctataaagacacttctattaaacacagttataaaaaaatacatttttattagacacatccacgaacacattttcatgaaacacaattataaaccagagttggcagaagttggcagatatgctgttggtaacgtagcggagcCGTTTACAAAAatatgtagtttttttttttaatctcttaaataaaaatatgtataataatttttgtatgaaaattttataaagttaattaattttttgttaggatttcatatttaagaatttatataaaatattgatTTTCTCTATCTTAATAAAGCTCAAGGGTGAATAATTTTTGGAaagttaattataaatttgatacatattaaaataaatataattcaaagaaattcaaattttttattttttttcctttttgctttTAGCAAAGACAGAAAGAAAATACCAATGagtaatagttcaaatgacatagtcttcctatactcaattaagaagttgcgggttcgagtcttctatctttggtaaaaaaaaaaaaaaaaacagaaagaaaattgaATTACATACGTTTCAGATTTacgtcttttattattattattataaataattattttcatgtaagcattttttgtatatattttttttttaaagataataaggttatattttattaattattaaaaaataaaatacaaaaatgtcCAAAAGTAGGACAGcataataaaaaatggaaattTCCCAAAAACACTATATGAAGATATTCATGTAACTTTACGTGgtcaaaaaacgaaaaaaatttaaaaaaaataataaattaaattgaatgaaACTTGCGTAATAAAAAAACgatctaaatatataattattgatctaatagttaaatttttatatatacttaatatttttatatttatatattatattgcataatttttcataaaataattaaccatcagaataattaaatttatcgtaataaaataatcaaatatgtcataattaaaaatcaaatatttttaataataatataattatttttttttataaataccaaATACATATTCCTAGGCAATAATGAATTAATTTTACATAATGGTTGGATTGGatcatttcaaatttcaaaaacaagTTGGTCAAATTCGAATTTGAGTTAACAAATTATTCCACTTAAATTAGGTTAACTCTTCTCCAAGCCACAAAAACAGCttaaaaaaggttaaaatttGAGTCCATCAATAAAACCTAACCCTACCAAAACCATTGGTGCCGCCGCCAaagaccttttttttttttctctgaaaCCTTAGAATTAATGCAATAATGCGTTCTTTACTATCCGAAACTCCAGAAAAAGCATTGCAACAGTGCTTAGAAATCACCGCCGCAGACGCCGGCGACGCCTTCAAATATGCATTGGTTGGAGGATCCATCTTCCACTTTTTCAAAGGCTTATGCCGCTCGCCGGATGGAGCACGCCTCGCCGGCGCGTGGCACGCTATGGGAGTGAACGCGCCGCGCGTGGCCGGTAAGTTTGGGGCGTGGTTCGGTCTCAGCGCTGTCGTTGACAATGCCTTGGGCTACGCTCGCCAGAAAGACGACCATTGGAACTACATTGCCTCCAACATCATCCCCACCGTACTTCTCTGCATGCACCGTGGCCGTGCCGCCACCGCACGCTGGGCGTCCCTTGCCGCTG contains:
- the LOC112703879 gene encoding mitochondrial import inner membrane translocase subunit TIM17-1-like, with the translated sequence MRSLLSETPEKALQQCLEITAADAGDAFKYALVGGSIFHFFKGLCRSPDGARLAGAWHAMGVNAPRVAGKFGAWFGLSAVVDNALGYARQKDDHWNYIASNIIPTVLLCMHRGRAATARWASLAAVYSVATQLSLPILQRFEAEFNEKYGDNTK